In the genome of Crassostrea angulata isolate pt1a10 chromosome 6, ASM2561291v2, whole genome shotgun sequence, the window AAGTTTAAAATAGCCTTTTAGTATTGACTGAACTGCAGCGTTGAGTAGATCTGGTAAATGACATGTTTATTTGAAATCTTTGCTAATGATCTGTGGTTATCGCTTGCGTCGTAATCGTACAAGATCAGGTTCTGTATTACGCATTCTTATTAgagatatgtatatttttataaaattaattattctaaTCAAAGTTAAAACAAATGTTCTCTTCAGAGAACAGCAGTGCAAGAGCAGTATCGGTAGATACAGAATGTAACAAAGATCGATGAAAAATTgatcatacatgtaactttacaGATATGAATCAATAACTATAATAGCAAATGAAATAATGTGCTTATAgccaagagagagagagagagagagagagagagagagagagagagagagagagagagagagagagagagagagagacagagagagagagagacagacagacagacagacagacagacggacagacagagagaTTATTTACCATTTCAGACCAATCCAATTTCTGACTCTTTCTTGGTAACGACCATTTGGACAATGAATAGTgcatgttttcattttcattttattttatagcaATATCACAAAaccccattgagctcattttcgtttTTATTGATAGATTGTACTTTATtaacaaaatgagaaaaaggTTATGGTTTATAAATTTCTGTTGGTcatatttttgtgtaaaaagcTAGTTAATTGTCCGAAGTAACAAACCTAAACGTTATTGTTGTCCTGTACACAAAAAACCGGTAAAATATGCTATATTTGCTAAAATGCAGATAAATCTTTCTTCTGATAACATTTTGCGAattattctaattttatttatcataaaggTCTAAGTTACATGCAGAATTATCATAAAAGCAGGTTTTTATCGCGGAACTTTATACAGGTCTAAATTTTTCATCCTCTTTATcttatgacgtcatttcaccTATTGTGACGTTTATACatgaaaagaaatatgaaaGTATGTGATTCACAACGGTTATTGCTGTAAGTATTCAGCTTtatcatatataaatgtaaattgtattaaagttttttttgaaaatggtcGCATTTCCGCCGACCGGTATTTATCATAGAACATGTGATATTCAGTTCACTGAAAGATAATCTTAGCGTAtatggaaaatattttatttttctagatTTCAAAGAtggatttcattttgaaaattgcgGGATATGTTGAAGATATTATTCTTTCTTCGTGGACCGAGACGTTTTTGCAAATACTTTTGCGTGCATTTTTCTTCGTTCTGGATATTCTACAGGACTTTTCCTTGACTGTTTTAACTGGTTCAGTAAGTGAAATTAATGCTAGCTATAGGTACGGGTATATATCGACAAAATGATGCCGATAATCCTCTCTTTGTAAATGTTTCtaaaacttatttacaaatttttattgctagcgctctcgagcgctagctACTACGTTAGTccttttcactggaatacgcatgctcgactccatagaaggggattctgggaatactgtgctactgtagataaactgtaccatttgaatttcgttttatcatcttcaAGTGAAGTTCTGTGTTTTATCGttaatgtcaaaaagtaacagtagcttcggtcttataaataaatacaaagttattttcaatattataataaataacatgtagctagctttatctttaattccttcaagctcggaagacaacttcggatatgttttccgagttgccggaaaggccctagaagatacgattgctacaaaacagtaccaatggttcCTGAAAAAtttcacctcgaaattgaaattacagtagatacataatgattaaggcacggccaatgagctatgccattgccgatgtgaagcccactctaaattcacaattttaaattgagaccccactccagcacaattccagtacaccactgtgccttcctattgttaattaatcgattcagaaatttaaaccaatgttttagaaatctgcttctgtgttttatgattgctacagcgctagctcaccaatcttttttaaaagataagcttgtttaCAAATACAGTATTCAATgaagataataaaataaaacgtttATGCGTTAACTTGAAAGCAAGAAATTTAATGccaatcattaaaaaatattatatagcaTCAACTTCGCGAATGCTAATGATTATCGGAACCCTTTGACCGCATTTCCAAACATGCCCGATACTTTGGCAGTATTATTTGAACATTTCAAGGTTAATCTTATTTTTGTACATTAAACTACATGCGCTGCGGATCCACAAAAAACGATAAATTTACGGACACattaaatttttccagggggtcCACCCCCGccctagatccgcgcatggagtGCCTGAACTTTGAATGACCACTCTTTAACACCCGAGAGCTTTTAAATCTCGTTAAGTATAGGGTGATGtgtaaaaagtatattttaaatattgtatgCTAAAATCCAGCTTTCGACAAAATTATTATTGTAATATCAACCTTGAGAATCAAATTTGAGTAATGAATGTTAATCGTTTTGAAACACGGTAATGCATTATTCATCAAGCTCGCTCTGATTCTAAGAACGGACCATGAACTTATGTTACTTTTAGTGCTTTGTTAATGGATAACTTCTATAATTTTACTTCGTGCAGATCAAGATTTTTAAGTACCATACATTTAAATGCATGTTTCACTTTAAGCATTTCGTTCAGtttaacaaattgatataaTGACATTTTGAATAAGTGTTCCTTCACATGAACATGTAAGAATTCATTGTCATTACTTGGTTTTATTAAACCTCTCATTTAAAGAATTAAGAAACCTATAATCATAAGAAGTGGTACTGtcgtgtgtgtttgtgtgtgtgggggggggggataaaataATCTACAGGATATAAAGAACCAAACCCTtgctatatttaaaaaaaatatatatttcatgtaattatgcaacttttaaaaagttttttaaactgGTTACTGCGATCATTTTTAATGCAAGAATAACGGTTATATTGTAAAGCTGAACTGGAAATTACCAAAgttaaagctaaaaaaaaaatcatccctAAAAGTTAAGGTAGATCTGTTGGTTAATATGTTGTCCACCCAGTCTCCTTAGACTCATCATTAATTGTAAAGTacgtcattgaaaaaaaaaacccgaaagaGACTATGTATACCTTGTTTTCAAGTAAAGTATCTCAGGCATGGACGCTGATGCACGATCGAGATTTGATAAAATGTAGTTTGCATTCaatgatataaattatttatccCTATAGTTCAATAATTATATGCTCTATTGGTAGTAAATCAAGAGATCGTCGCTCGCccattttaagttttttgtagAATCTTTATGTTGATCATAATCAAATTAcgatttaataaaaatgcattttaaatattCCAATTTATTCTATTCCAGATGCAGATTTCTGTGAAACTTACAGGTGTTGCGTTATTAGAAGTGTCTTTTCAGCTAATCATAACGTGTAAGTATTTTTACCTTTGTCTTCGACTTAATTACATGATTATATAAGAACAGTCGTCTAATTTCCTTCTATCGATTGTCCCTTTGTAAAATCCGTGATTTAATTAGTTTGACCTCGACGCAAAAAAGGTAGTAAATAACGTATTTAACTTGCAAATTAATCTGCAATAAAGCCATTTTGTCTTCAGCTTACTTAATTATATAACAAGTAAAGCGTTCAAAGAATCCATAAACACAAAGAACGGATGTAGTCTTTATATATCTTCGATAACAAATGATAGTCATTTTTGGCCATCTTGTGATCTGAATTCTAAATGCCTGCACACGTGTTATTAAGAAACGAGAGGCGTATTCTGTGAATTTGTGATTTATTGTTATCATAAAAAGgatattatacatgttaaaaatcgtgaaatgaaaaaaaaagatacgtGGCTGCACGGCggttttgatgcattttttttaaaatgacaaactGTGTTCATTGACATTGCACCTAAAAATGCATGAATGAATCAAAAGAAAGCATATTTAACATTTATCgatttgattgataaaaataagGCATCGTAAGATTTACATGAATACGcaattatctctcttttttttaaatggcgtTTAACAGATGTCAACACATGGGAAGATAAACACCCAACTGACGATCTTCCAATTGAAAAGGAGGATGTTTCTAAAAGTGTAGCGAGCCAAACTTGTGGCCCGTGGCAGAAGAAAATTCGGAGTAAGGAGCGCGTTTATTCTGAACTCCTGGGCTTCTTTGCCAACAAGACTTCAATATTAAAGAGAAGGCGTCAGATATTGCTTAGAAAAGGAAAACTCAaaggtaagagagagagagagagagagagagagagagagagagagagagagagagagagagtatttacCTTGGCTATGATTCCTTTGTTCTGTCTTCATTTCAGTGTAACTGCTTATGTTTTTCTTGTCTCATTAAAGTCACATATTTTGCGTTTTgtatcgtatcatataaaacagAGTTTTATGtgcaattcaattttttgctgAAAGATTAAAACCTTGTTCATGTGACTAGTAAATCAACACGTGACTTGTATaattggatatacatgtaatacttttaTTGCATTATGAAGGTGAGGGGAATATGAaggtttaccccccccccccccccaaaaaaaagatcGTTTTTTCCGAGGGCTTTTTCCAAGAGTTTTCTTAGGgcataaatcttcatatttctcGATTATTCatgcaataaattttttattgtacCGAACAACATAATTATGATTGTACAAAATACGTCGATTTCTAATTTTCTAATAATTTGTCGATAGCAGtaacgtcgtgattgtttgaaatttttgtttgtttgttattgtctttcttttctttcattaatTCGATTCAAATATAGTAAAATTGGTTTTTGTGGTTTAAAGagaatttaaatgataaaatttttggTCACATTtcatccttttttaaaaataaggttacatgtgcatatacatgtatctgcatttattttcaatcagtacaatttctttttacatgtataaacaaattaaacagtattgtcctttccgatatattttatttttaacaagtgtaatatacaacatgactacaaGTAGTTATGTTGcatattttctttgttaaaaataaaatatatcggaaaggacagTATGTTCACAACGTGGTCACATTTAGGGAAACATATATTATGTCTGCAGATTTGTACAACGTACTAGTATTATATAATACCTTTCTATTTTACAGTCAACCATTTGACAAAAGAGTATGCCGGGAAAAAGAAGCTTCTGTCCGGCGTATGCCACCGTCTTGTAAATACCGGAGTCGAAATCGATCACCTCAGTCACCGTATTCGGGAAAAGCGACACCTACTGGACAACCGCAGGCTACAGAATAGGGAGGTAATCAAGCGTTACGAGGAGCTCAATCAACAGCTCAACTCCTACCTCAACAACGTTCTCCATACTCAACAGCAGGTTCCCGTTGAAGAGGTTCGACCAGATATACCCGCTGTGTGAAAACGTATGAAAACAAAatggtgcaggcattttgtgATGGATTTgatgacataattttttttcttaagctTTTGCAGGAATTGaaacgttgtttttttttttaacaaaaatatgaaacgtttatcatggttatttttttcttatttcatataGAAAACAAggttataaaataaatcaaaggaAATATTATATTAGGTATCAGGATATGTTCCGGGAATCCAAATCTATAAttatgcataataaaaaatagagTTTGGTGTTAAAGGAAACTTTAGCACGTATAGATTATCCCctctaaaaaaagaaaaaaaaaatagtaaatcgTGTATATATCAAAGTCTTGTTGCCGAGGTATGAACTAGTAGGTGGGGATGAACACGTGGATAAGGCACATCACATATTAAGCAAATACACAGAGAAATCATACTGGAATGGCAATCCACAAAGCTAACACTGGACAATTACGCATTCGGAGTTCCATAATTTCTTTCGCATTTTCACAACGATAACCCATTCACGAGAAAGATAACTGTGTTGTCTTTCTGTAGGCTTATGGTCTACAGAAGactg includes:
- the LOC128190218 gene encoding uncharacterized protein LOC128190218, translating into MDFILKIAGYVEDIILSSWTETFLQILLRAFFFVLDILQDFSLTVLTGSMQISVKLTGVALLEVSFQLIITYVNTWEDKHPTDDLPIEKEDVSKSVASQTCGPWQKKIRSKERVYSELLGFFANKTSILKRRRQILLRKGKLKVNHLTKEYAGKKKLLSGVCHRLVNTGVEIDHLSHRIREKRHLLDNRRLQNREVIKRYEELNQQLNSYLNNVLHTQQQVPVEEVRPDIPAV